In Azospirillum baldaniorum, one DNA window encodes the following:
- a CDS encoding glycosyltransferase, protein MTDTASSFTIGIDRVTVGTDLRVEGWAFHHRHGPCLVAASVDGAPPSPVDRLLMGIGRHDVGLALRMLQADRSGFELVAALPSGATSVTLHLAAGTPGADEEGASLPLLVREGPSLRGWQPAMGSGIAVMEHRFLTERGVSFATALPPALGRAGAALGLFATPRHAGMPHAAAPLAAPVSIVVPVYGGKTFLTPLLHSLLDTVESRHPIVFVDDGNPDRSVSAFLVALGVSLDNVTVVAKPRNEGYPRAVADGLEVATRLNPDGHVVLLNTDVELPTGWLERLVGPIERMPRVASTTPLTNAGTICGFPTMPEDNAPFLGATVGEIDAAFASLAELPPVEVPTGVGFCMALNRKALRAAGFFDLDAFGRGYGEEVDWCRRAERHGFVNVAVPNLYVHHRHGGSFPGEERQRLIAASGAVIRQRYPEFDAEVQDFIRADPLRPVRAAAAVVALGRIGRKRTVLLFDHAGGGGTATFRAAEIARLQAAGHAVLLVRPAGRPMPGMPAGALDLELRLRDPAQEEPSEEGLSFRWLANDLSDLAALAGALPLAGITVSSLVGYADPAAVMAFIRDLRAMRGVPLRLLHHDYFPVCPSLNLIDAQDRFCGVPGLERCRACLPANPHRHGPVGTVTPDPAFDLAGHRRLWQAFFDLADRHVFFSRSALATMRRAFSLEDGRLRIIPHLAGHVTVTPLPPPSPPPAGSDPAARVAIVGGIGVAKGSNIVEAMVRLAEAHRLPLVFELFGNIDRPIPSAHFHDNGPYEPDQLPRLLAGRGCRAVFLPSIWPETHCYVLDEVVGLGLPVGVFGVGAPAERLRHWPNGFVVPTVTAEAALSALLQVTGRAAPPAP, encoded by the coding sequence ATGACCGACACGGCGTCCAGCTTCACCATCGGCATCGACAGGGTGACCGTCGGCACCGACCTGCGGGTCGAGGGCTGGGCCTTCCACCACCGCCACGGCCCCTGCCTCGTCGCGGCCTCCGTCGATGGCGCGCCGCCTTCTCCCGTCGACCGTCTGCTGATGGGGATCGGCCGTCACGACGTGGGCCTCGCCCTGAGGATGCTGCAGGCCGACCGCTCCGGCTTCGAGCTGGTGGCCGCCCTGCCCTCGGGCGCCACGTCGGTGACCCTGCATCTGGCCGCCGGAACCCCCGGCGCCGACGAGGAAGGGGCCAGCCTGCCGCTGCTGGTGCGCGAAGGCCCGTCGCTGCGCGGCTGGCAACCGGCCATGGGCAGCGGCATCGCGGTGATGGAGCACCGTTTCCTGACCGAGCGCGGGGTGTCCTTCGCCACCGCCCTCCCCCCGGCGCTGGGCCGAGCGGGCGCGGCGCTCGGCCTGTTCGCCACGCCACGGCACGCCGGGATGCCCCACGCCGCCGCGCCGCTCGCCGCGCCCGTCTCCATCGTGGTTCCGGTCTATGGCGGCAAGACGTTCCTGACCCCGCTGCTCCACAGCCTGCTCGACACGGTCGAATCCCGGCACCCCATCGTCTTCGTGGACGACGGCAACCCCGACCGCAGCGTCTCCGCTTTCCTGGTGGCGCTCGGCGTGTCGCTGGACAACGTCACGGTCGTCGCCAAGCCGCGCAACGAGGGCTATCCCCGCGCCGTCGCCGACGGGCTGGAGGTGGCGACCCGGCTGAACCCCGACGGGCACGTCGTCCTGCTGAACACCGACGTCGAACTGCCAACGGGCTGGCTGGAGCGGCTGGTCGGCCCGATCGAGCGCATGCCGCGGGTCGCCAGCACCACGCCGCTGACCAACGCCGGCACGATCTGCGGCTTTCCCACCATGCCGGAGGACAACGCCCCCTTCCTCGGCGCCACGGTCGGGGAGATCGACGCGGCCTTCGCGTCGCTGGCGGAGCTGCCGCCGGTGGAGGTGCCGACCGGCGTGGGCTTCTGCATGGCGCTGAACCGCAAGGCCCTGCGCGCCGCCGGCTTCTTCGACCTGGACGCCTTCGGACGCGGCTACGGCGAGGAGGTGGACTGGTGCCGGCGCGCCGAACGGCACGGCTTCGTCAACGTCGCCGTGCCCAACCTCTACGTCCACCACCGCCACGGCGGCAGCTTCCCCGGCGAGGAGAGGCAACGCCTGATCGCCGCTTCCGGCGCGGTCATCCGGCAGCGCTATCCGGAGTTCGACGCGGAGGTCCAGGACTTCATCCGCGCCGATCCGCTGCGCCCCGTCCGCGCCGCCGCCGCGGTGGTCGCCCTGGGCCGGATCGGCCGCAAACGGACCGTGCTGCTGTTCGACCATGCGGGCGGCGGCGGAACCGCCACCTTCCGCGCCGCGGAGATCGCGCGCCTTCAGGCGGCGGGCCATGCCGTCCTGCTGGTGCGCCCGGCCGGCCGGCCGATGCCCGGCATGCCGGCTGGCGCGCTCGACCTAGAACTGCGGCTTCGCGACCCGGCGCAGGAAGAACCGTCGGAGGAAGGGCTGAGCTTCCGCTGGCTGGCCAACGACCTGTCCGACCTCGCGGCCCTTGCCGGCGCGCTGCCGCTGGCCGGGATCACGGTCAGTTCCCTCGTCGGCTACGCCGACCCGGCGGCGGTGATGGCCTTCATCCGGGATCTGCGCGCGATGCGGGGCGTGCCGCTGCGCCTTCTCCACCACGATTATTTCCCGGTGTGCCCGTCACTGAACCTGATCGACGCGCAGGACCGGTTCTGTGGCGTCCCGGGACTGGAGCGCTGCCGCGCCTGCCTGCCGGCTAACCCGCACCGCCACGGGCCGGTGGGGACGGTGACGCCGGACCCCGCTTTCGATCTGGCGGGACACCGCCGCCTGTGGCAGGCCTTCTTCGACCTCGCCGACCGCCACGTCTTCTTCTCGCGGAGTGCGCTCGCCACCATGCGGCGGGCCTTCTCGCTGGAGGACGGACGGCTGAGGATCATCCCGCATCTGGCCGGTCACGTGACGGTGACCCCGCTGCCACCCCCGTCCCCTCCGCCGGCCGGGTCCGATCCGGCGGCGCGCGTGGCAATCGTCGGCGGTATCGGGGTGGCCAAGGGGTCCAACATCGTCGAGGCGATGGTCCGCCTGGCCGAGGCGCACCGGCTTCCCCTCGTCTTCGAGCTGTTCGGCAACATCGACCGCCCGATCCCCTCCGCCCATTTCCACGACAACGGCCCCTACGAGCCGGACCAGCTGCCGCGCCTGCTGGCCGGGCGGGGATGCCGGGCCGTCTTCCTGCCCTCGATCTGGCCGGAGACCCATTGCTACGTGCTGGACGAGGTGGTCGGGCTGGGGCTGCCGGTGGGCGTCTTCGGTGTCGGCGCGCCCGCCGAACGGCTGCGCCACTGGCCGAACGGCTTCGTCGTCCCGACGGTCACGGCGGAGGCGGCGCTGTCGGCCCTTCTTCAGGTGACGGGGCGGGCTGCGCCTCCCGCACCCTGA
- a CDS encoding glycosyltransferase family 61 protein, whose amino-acid sequence MPSTPIPPITTELPAGADLLTLLSPAFEAPHPSIRHRERVPPDVLRTMEATWAPGRFEERRVSVLRLRDVWVAKEGLVFDRDGALYHRTVTQHSAAEVAGAQAAVREAIARGGATPDRDGPVVLCKKRGVGNYGHWLMEMLPRAHLVHRHRPDLGARVLVADVPGQLRASMAASLALLGIDPARAVVAGDAPRAFGELLLVEGLTDHGAYMSPLVMECVEALAAAVPPRPPRPLLVSRQSVGFRRLVDEDALLMQAMAAGAVPVEPALLPLADQIALFKGASRIAGVMGAALTNIAFAAPGTRVTALAPAGMPDTFFWFIATLRGLDYTEIRCTPSGPVRGNMPWDTDLLLDPEDAAEVLGLESREFPLPDATPVSGCVP is encoded by the coding sequence ATGCCGTCCACCCCGATCCCACCCATCACAACGGAGCTGCCGGCCGGCGCGGATCTTCTGACTCTCCTGTCGCCCGCCTTCGAGGCGCCGCACCCGTCCATCCGCCACAGGGAACGGGTGCCCCCCGACGTCCTGCGCACCATGGAGGCCACCTGGGCGCCGGGCCGCTTCGAGGAACGCCGGGTGAGCGTGCTGCGGCTGCGCGACGTCTGGGTCGCCAAGGAGGGGCTGGTCTTCGACCGCGACGGCGCGCTCTATCACAGGACCGTCACCCAGCACAGCGCGGCTGAGGTGGCCGGGGCGCAGGCCGCCGTCCGGGAGGCCATCGCGCGGGGCGGCGCCACGCCCGACCGCGACGGTCCGGTCGTGCTGTGCAAGAAGCGCGGCGTCGGCAACTACGGACATTGGCTGATGGAGATGCTGCCCAGAGCGCATCTCGTCCACCGCCATCGTCCCGACCTTGGCGCGCGCGTCCTGGTGGCCGACGTGCCCGGCCAGCTGCGCGCCTCCATGGCGGCGTCGCTCGCCCTCCTCGGCATCGACCCGGCCCGCGCCGTGGTGGCCGGCGACGCCCCCCGGGCCTTCGGCGAGCTGCTGCTGGTCGAGGGGCTGACCGATCACGGGGCCTACATGTCCCCGCTGGTCATGGAGTGCGTGGAGGCCCTCGCTGCAGCCGTTCCCCCCCGCCCGCCCCGCCCCCTTCTGGTCAGCCGCCAGAGCGTCGGCTTCCGCCGGCTGGTCGATGAGGACGCGCTGCTGATGCAAGCCATGGCGGCGGGCGCCGTTCCGGTGGAGCCGGCGCTTCTGCCCCTGGCCGACCAGATCGCCTTGTTCAAGGGGGCGTCGCGGATCGCCGGGGTCATGGGGGCTGCCCTGACCAACATCGCCTTCGCCGCACCGGGAACCCGCGTCACCGCCCTGGCACCGGCCGGCATGCCCGACACCTTCTTCTGGTTCATCGCCACGTTGCGCGGCCTGGACTATACGGAAATCCGCTGCACCCCGAGCGGCCCGGTGCGGGGCAACATGCCCTGGGACACCGATCTCCTCCTGGACCCGGAGGACGCGGCGGAGGTCCTTGGGCTCGAAAGCCGCGAGTTCCCGCTCCCCGACGCGACACCCGTTTCCGGATGCGTTCCATGA